One genomic window of Gossypium hirsutum isolate 1008001.06 chromosome D11, Gossypium_hirsutum_v2.1, whole genome shotgun sequence includes the following:
- the LOC107941853 gene encoding NAD-dependent malic enzyme 59 kDa isoform, mitochondrial isoform X1, translating into MYFSAKDKGEIMSMIYNWPAQKILPVMLDVGTNNLKLIEDPLYLRLRQPRLEGEEYLSIIDEFIKAVLTSWPKAIVQGTAGVALAGLLGTVRAQGPSLDDFPNHKIVVVGAGSAGLGVLSMAVQAVVRMTGNAETAALNFFLLDKDVQFCTSFLASFILFVQSLLWSFRYVKSFLV; encoded by the exons ATGTATTTCAGTGCAAAGGATAAAGGAGAGATAATGTCTATGATATATAATTGGCCTGCTCAAAAG ATACTCCCAGTTATGCTAGATGTTGGTACTAACAATCTAAAGCTAATTGAAGACCCACTTT ATTTAAGACTAAGACAACCAAGGTTAGAAGGGGAAGAATATTTATCAATTATTGATGAGTTCATCAAAGCAGTTTTAACAAGTTGGCCTAAGGCTATTGTACAG GGAACTGCTGGAGTTGCACTTGCTGGATTGTTAGGAACTGTAAGAGCACAAGGTCCATCTTTGGATGATTTTCCAAACCACAAGATTGTTGTGGTGGGAGCTGGAAG TGCAGGGCTTGGTGTTCTTAGCATGGCTGTTCAAGCTGTTGTAAGGATGACAGGAAATGCAGAAACAGCTGCACTTAACTTCTTCCTACTTGATAAAGATGTACAATTTTGTACCTCCTTTCTAGCTTCTTTCATCCTATTTGTGCAAAGCCTTTTATGGTCTTTTAGATATGTAAAGTCCTTTCTCGTGTAA
- the LOC107941853 gene encoding NAD-dependent malic enzyme 59 kDa isoform, mitochondrial isoform X2 gives MYFSAKDKGEIMSMIYNWPAQKILPVMLDVGTNNLKLIEDPLYLRLRQPRLEGEEYLSIIDEFIKAVLTSWPKAIVQGTAGVALAGLLGTVRAQGPSLDDFPNHKIVVVGAGRAWCS, from the exons ATGTATTTCAGTGCAAAGGATAAAGGAGAGATAATGTCTATGATATATAATTGGCCTGCTCAAAAG ATACTCCCAGTTATGCTAGATGTTGGTACTAACAATCTAAAGCTAATTGAAGACCCACTTT ATTTAAGACTAAGACAACCAAGGTTAGAAGGGGAAGAATATTTATCAATTATTGATGAGTTCATCAAAGCAGTTTTAACAAGTTGGCCTAAGGCTATTGTACAG GGAACTGCTGGAGTTGCACTTGCTGGATTGTTAGGAACTGTAAGAGCACAAGGTCCATCTTTGGATGATTTTCCAAACCACAAGATTGTTGTGGTGGGAGCTGGAAG GGCTTGGTGTTCTTAG
- the LOC107928755 gene encoding tubulin beta-7 chain isoform X5, translated as MVRSSKVVNVGTRSGLISGKSYATSMKLTTLENITVTPTFSWSASMSTTMKPVVEGMSHALFSWIWSAILMDLEPGTMDSVRSGPFGQTFRPDNFVFGQSGAGNNWAKGSYTEGAELIDSVLDVFRKEAENCDCLQADFGAAISGANKLQCQQVIEDLDVHKRLQLTLELVKKEMEISKIQDSIAKVIEEKISDEQR; from the exons ATGGTTCGTTCATCCAAGGTGGTCAATGTGGGAACTAGATCAGGGCTAATTTCTGGGAAGTCATATGCGACGAGCATGAAGTTGACAACACTGGAAAATATAACGGTGACTCCGACCTTCAGTTGGAGTGCATCAATGTCTACTACAATGAAGCCAGTGGTGGAAGGTATGTCCCACGCGCTGTTCTCATGGATCTGGAGCGCTATTCTCATGGATCTGGAGCCGGGCACTATGGATTCCGTCAGATCTGGTCCTTTTGGACAAACCTTTCGCCCCGATAACTTCGTCTTCGGACAGTCTGGTGCTGGCAACAACTGGGCCAAGGGTTCTTACACGGAAGGAGCTGAGCTCATTGATTCTGTTCTTGATGTTTTCAGGAAAGAGGCTGAGAATTGTGATTGCTTACAAG CAGATTTTGGAGCTGCAATATCTGGTGCAAACAAATTGCAATGCCAGCAAGTTATTGAAGATTTGGAT GTGCATAAGCGGTTGCAACTTACACTGGAATTAGTaaaaaaggaaatggaaatcagCAAGATTCAG GACTCAATTGCGAAAGTAATCGAGGAAAAGATAAGTGATGAACAACGCTGA
- the LOC107928755 gene encoding tubulin beta-7 chain isoform X6, translating into MVRSSKVVNVGTRSGLISGKSYATSMKLTTLENITVTPTFSWSASMSTTMKPVVEGMSHALFSWIWSAILMDLEPGTMDSVRSGPFGQTFRPDNFVFGQSGAGNNWAKGSYTEGAELIDSVLDVFRKEAENCDCLQDFGAAISGANKLQCQQVIEDLDVHKRLQLTLELVKKEMEISKIQDSIAKVIEEKISDEQR; encoded by the exons ATGGTTCGTTCATCCAAGGTGGTCAATGTGGGAACTAGATCAGGGCTAATTTCTGGGAAGTCATATGCGACGAGCATGAAGTTGACAACACTGGAAAATATAACGGTGACTCCGACCTTCAGTTGGAGTGCATCAATGTCTACTACAATGAAGCCAGTGGTGGAAGGTATGTCCCACGCGCTGTTCTCATGGATCTGGAGCGCTATTCTCATGGATCTGGAGCCGGGCACTATGGATTCCGTCAGATCTGGTCCTTTTGGACAAACCTTTCGCCCCGATAACTTCGTCTTCGGACAGTCTGGTGCTGGCAACAACTGGGCCAAGGGTTCTTACACGGAAGGAGCTGAGCTCATTGATTCTGTTCTTGATGTTTTCAGGAAAGAGGCTGAGAATTGTGATTGCTTACAAG ATTTTGGAGCTGCAATATCTGGTGCAAACAAATTGCAATGCCAGCAAGTTATTGAAGATTTGGAT GTGCATAAGCGGTTGCAACTTACACTGGAATTAGTaaaaaaggaaatggaaatcagCAAGATTCAG GACTCAATTGCGAAAGTAATCGAGGAAAAGATAAGTGATGAACAACGCTGA
- the LOC107928755 gene encoding tubulin beta chain isoform X2: MVRSSKVVNVGTRSGLISGKSYATSMKLTTLENITVTPTFSWSASMSTTMKPVVEGMSHALFSWIWSAILMDLEPGTMDSVRSGPFGQTFRPDNFVFGQSGAGNNWAKGSYTEGAELIDSVLDVFRKEAENCDCLQVDFNFPRLADFGAAISGANKLQCQQVIEDLDVHKRLQLTLELVKKEMEISKIQDSIAKVIEEKISDEQR; this comes from the exons ATGGTTCGTTCATCCAAGGTGGTCAATGTGGGAACTAGATCAGGGCTAATTTCTGGGAAGTCATATGCGACGAGCATGAAGTTGACAACACTGGAAAATATAACGGTGACTCCGACCTTCAGTTGGAGTGCATCAATGTCTACTACAATGAAGCCAGTGGTGGAAGGTATGTCCCACGCGCTGTTCTCATGGATCTGGAGCGCTATTCTCATGGATCTGGAGCCGGGCACTATGGATTCCGTCAGATCTGGTCCTTTTGGACAAACCTTTCGCCCCGATAACTTCGTCTTCGGACAGTCTGGTGCTGGCAACAACTGGGCCAAGGGTTCTTACACGGAAGGAGCTGAGCTCATTGATTCTGTTCTTGATGTTTTCAGGAAAGAGGCTGAGAATTGTGATTGCTTACAAG TTGATTTCAATTTTCCAAGGTTAGCAGATTTTGGAGCTGCAATATCTGGTGCAAACAAATTGCAATGCCAGCAAGTTATTGAAGATTTGGAT GTGCATAAGCGGTTGCAACTTACACTGGAATTAGTaaaaaaggaaatggaaatcagCAAGATTCAG GACTCAATTGCGAAAGTAATCGAGGAAAAGATAAGTGATGAACAACGCTGA
- the LOC107928755 gene encoding tubulin beta chain isoform X10 has translation MVRSSKVVNVGTRSGLISGKSYATSMKLTTLENITVTPTFSWSASMSTTMKPVVEGMSHALFSWIWSAILMDLEPGTMDSVRSGPFGQTFRPDNFVFGQSGAGNNWAKGSYTEGAELIDSVLDVFRKEAENCDCLQENGDNARAKSSAALFPASNELYVSRFWSCNIWCKQIAMPASY, from the exons ATGGTTCGTTCATCCAAGGTGGTCAATGTGGGAACTAGATCAGGGCTAATTTCTGGGAAGTCATATGCGACGAGCATGAAGTTGACAACACTGGAAAATATAACGGTGACTCCGACCTTCAGTTGGAGTGCATCAATGTCTACTACAATGAAGCCAGTGGTGGAAGGTATGTCCCACGCGCTGTTCTCATGGATCTGGAGCGCTATTCTCATGGATCTGGAGCCGGGCACTATGGATTCCGTCAGATCTGGTCCTTTTGGACAAACCTTTCGCCCCGATAACTTCGTCTTCGGACAGTCTGGTGCTGGCAACAACTGGGCCAAGGGTTCTTACACGGAAGGAGCTGAGCTCATTGATTCTGTTCTTGATGTTTTCAGGAAAGAGGCTGAGAATTGTGATTGCTTACAAG AGAACGGAGACAATGCAAGGGCAAAGTCTTCAGCAGCACTTTTTCCTGCTTCTAATGAATTATAT GTTAGCAGATTTTGGAGCTGCAATATCTGGTGCAAACAAATTGCAATGCCAGCAAGTTATTGA
- the LOC107928755 gene encoding tubulin beta-7 chain isoform X1: MVRSSKVVNVGTRSGLISGKSYATSMKLTTLENITVTPTFSWSASMSTTMKPVVEGMSHALFSWIWSAILMDLEPGTMDSVRSGPFGQTFRPDNFVFGQSGAGNNWAKGSYTEGAELIDSVLDVFRKEAENCDCLQVDFNFPRLADFGAAISGANKLQCQQVIEDLDVHKRLQLTLELVKKEMEISKIQVLDAIESPCTSTLFKPFCCCCLI, encoded by the exons ATGGTTCGTTCATCCAAGGTGGTCAATGTGGGAACTAGATCAGGGCTAATTTCTGGGAAGTCATATGCGACGAGCATGAAGTTGACAACACTGGAAAATATAACGGTGACTCCGACCTTCAGTTGGAGTGCATCAATGTCTACTACAATGAAGCCAGTGGTGGAAGGTATGTCCCACGCGCTGTTCTCATGGATCTGGAGCGCTATTCTCATGGATCTGGAGCCGGGCACTATGGATTCCGTCAGATCTGGTCCTTTTGGACAAACCTTTCGCCCCGATAACTTCGTCTTCGGACAGTCTGGTGCTGGCAACAACTGGGCCAAGGGTTCTTACACGGAAGGAGCTGAGCTCATTGATTCTGTTCTTGATGTTTTCAGGAAAGAGGCTGAGAATTGTGATTGCTTACAAG TTGATTTCAATTTTCCAAGGTTAGCAGATTTTGGAGCTGCAATATCTGGTGCAAACAAATTGCAATGCCAGCAAGTTATTGAAGATTTGGAT GTGCATAAGCGGTTGCAACTTACACTGGAATTAGTaaaaaaggaaatggaaatcagCAAGATTCAGGTACTTGATGCCATTGAATCTCCTTGCACCTCTACGTTATTTAAacctttttgttgttgttgtttgatTTGA
- the LOC107928755 gene encoding tubulin beta chain isoform X7, with protein MVRSSKVVNVGTRSGLISGKSYATSMKLTTLENITVTPTFSWSASMSTTMKPVVEGMSHALFSWIWSAILMDLEPGTMDSVRSGPFGQTFRPDNFVFGQSGAGNNWAKGSYTEGAELIDSVLDVFRKEAENCDCLQVDFNFPRLADFGAAISGANKLQCQQVIEDLDVHKRLQLTLELVKKEMEISKIQV; from the exons ATGGTTCGTTCATCCAAGGTGGTCAATGTGGGAACTAGATCAGGGCTAATTTCTGGGAAGTCATATGCGACGAGCATGAAGTTGACAACACTGGAAAATATAACGGTGACTCCGACCTTCAGTTGGAGTGCATCAATGTCTACTACAATGAAGCCAGTGGTGGAAGGTATGTCCCACGCGCTGTTCTCATGGATCTGGAGCGCTATTCTCATGGATCTGGAGCCGGGCACTATGGATTCCGTCAGATCTGGTCCTTTTGGACAAACCTTTCGCCCCGATAACTTCGTCTTCGGACAGTCTGGTGCTGGCAACAACTGGGCCAAGGGTTCTTACACGGAAGGAGCTGAGCTCATTGATTCTGTTCTTGATGTTTTCAGGAAAGAGGCTGAGAATTGTGATTGCTTACAAG TTGATTTCAATTTTCCAAGGTTAGCAGATTTTGGAGCTGCAATATCTGGTGCAAACAAATTGCAATGCCAGCAAGTTATTGAAGATTTGGAT GTGCATAAGCGGTTGCAACTTACACTGGAATTAGTaaaaaaggaaatggaaatcagCAAGATTCAG GTCTAA
- the LOC107928755 gene encoding tubulin beta-7 chain isoform X3, with protein sequence MVRSSKVVNVGTRSGLISGKSYATSMKLTTLENITVTPTFSWSASMSTTMKPVVEGMSHALFSWIWSAILMDLEPGTMDSVRSGPFGQTFRPDNFVFGQSGAGNNWAKGSYTEGAELIDSVLDVFRKEAENCDCLQADFGAAISGANKLQCQQVIEDLDVHKRLQLTLELVKKEMEISKIQVLDAIESPCTSTLFKPFCCCCLI encoded by the exons ATGGTTCGTTCATCCAAGGTGGTCAATGTGGGAACTAGATCAGGGCTAATTTCTGGGAAGTCATATGCGACGAGCATGAAGTTGACAACACTGGAAAATATAACGGTGACTCCGACCTTCAGTTGGAGTGCATCAATGTCTACTACAATGAAGCCAGTGGTGGAAGGTATGTCCCACGCGCTGTTCTCATGGATCTGGAGCGCTATTCTCATGGATCTGGAGCCGGGCACTATGGATTCCGTCAGATCTGGTCCTTTTGGACAAACCTTTCGCCCCGATAACTTCGTCTTCGGACAGTCTGGTGCTGGCAACAACTGGGCCAAGGGTTCTTACACGGAAGGAGCTGAGCTCATTGATTCTGTTCTTGATGTTTTCAGGAAAGAGGCTGAGAATTGTGATTGCTTACAAG CAGATTTTGGAGCTGCAATATCTGGTGCAAACAAATTGCAATGCCAGCAAGTTATTGAAGATTTGGAT GTGCATAAGCGGTTGCAACTTACACTGGAATTAGTaaaaaaggaaatggaaatcagCAAGATTCAGGTACTTGATGCCATTGAATCTCCTTGCACCTCTACGTTATTTAAacctttttgttgttgttgtttgatTTGA
- the LOC107928755 gene encoding tubulin beta chain isoform X8: MVRSSKVVNVGTRSGLISGKSYATSMKLTTLENITVTPTFSWSASMSTTMKPVVEGMSHALFSWIWSAILMDLEPGTMDSVRSGPFGQTFRPDNFVFGQSGAGNNWAKGSYTEGAELIDSVLDVFRKEAENCDCLQADFGAAISGANKLQCQQVIEDLDVHKRLQLTLELVKKEMEISKIQV, encoded by the exons ATGGTTCGTTCATCCAAGGTGGTCAATGTGGGAACTAGATCAGGGCTAATTTCTGGGAAGTCATATGCGACGAGCATGAAGTTGACAACACTGGAAAATATAACGGTGACTCCGACCTTCAGTTGGAGTGCATCAATGTCTACTACAATGAAGCCAGTGGTGGAAGGTATGTCCCACGCGCTGTTCTCATGGATCTGGAGCGCTATTCTCATGGATCTGGAGCCGGGCACTATGGATTCCGTCAGATCTGGTCCTTTTGGACAAACCTTTCGCCCCGATAACTTCGTCTTCGGACAGTCTGGTGCTGGCAACAACTGGGCCAAGGGTTCTTACACGGAAGGAGCTGAGCTCATTGATTCTGTTCTTGATGTTTTCAGGAAAGAGGCTGAGAATTGTGATTGCTTACAAG CAGATTTTGGAGCTGCAATATCTGGTGCAAACAAATTGCAATGCCAGCAAGTTATTGAAGATTTGGAT GTGCATAAGCGGTTGCAACTTACACTGGAATTAGTaaaaaaggaaatggaaatcagCAAGATTCAG GTCTAA
- the LOC107928755 gene encoding tubulin beta-7 chain isoform X4 has protein sequence MVRSSKVVNVGTRSGLISGKSYATSMKLTTLENITVTPTFSWSASMSTTMKPVVEGMSHALFSWIWSAILMDLEPGTMDSVRSGPFGQTFRPDNFVFGQSGAGNNWAKGSYTEGAELIDSVLDVFRKEAENCDCLQDFGAAISGANKLQCQQVIEDLDVHKRLQLTLELVKKEMEISKIQVLDAIESPCTSTLFKPFCCCCLI, from the exons ATGGTTCGTTCATCCAAGGTGGTCAATGTGGGAACTAGATCAGGGCTAATTTCTGGGAAGTCATATGCGACGAGCATGAAGTTGACAACACTGGAAAATATAACGGTGACTCCGACCTTCAGTTGGAGTGCATCAATGTCTACTACAATGAAGCCAGTGGTGGAAGGTATGTCCCACGCGCTGTTCTCATGGATCTGGAGCGCTATTCTCATGGATCTGGAGCCGGGCACTATGGATTCCGTCAGATCTGGTCCTTTTGGACAAACCTTTCGCCCCGATAACTTCGTCTTCGGACAGTCTGGTGCTGGCAACAACTGGGCCAAGGGTTCTTACACGGAAGGAGCTGAGCTCATTGATTCTGTTCTTGATGTTTTCAGGAAAGAGGCTGAGAATTGTGATTGCTTACAAG ATTTTGGAGCTGCAATATCTGGTGCAAACAAATTGCAATGCCAGCAAGTTATTGAAGATTTGGAT GTGCATAAGCGGTTGCAACTTACACTGGAATTAGTaaaaaaggaaatggaaatcagCAAGATTCAGGTACTTGATGCCATTGAATCTCCTTGCACCTCTACGTTATTTAAacctttttgttgttgttgtttgatTTGA
- the LOC107928755 gene encoding tubulin beta chain isoform X9 produces MVRSSKVVNVGTRSGLISGKSYATSMKLTTLENITVTPTFSWSASMSTTMKPVVEGMSHALFSWIWSAILMDLEPGTMDSVRSGPFGQTFRPDNFVFGQSGAGNNWAKGSYTEGAELIDSVLDVFRKEAENCDCLQDFGAAISGANKLQCQQVIEDLDVHKRLQLTLELVKKEMEISKIQV; encoded by the exons ATGGTTCGTTCATCCAAGGTGGTCAATGTGGGAACTAGATCAGGGCTAATTTCTGGGAAGTCATATGCGACGAGCATGAAGTTGACAACACTGGAAAATATAACGGTGACTCCGACCTTCAGTTGGAGTGCATCAATGTCTACTACAATGAAGCCAGTGGTGGAAGGTATGTCCCACGCGCTGTTCTCATGGATCTGGAGCGCTATTCTCATGGATCTGGAGCCGGGCACTATGGATTCCGTCAGATCTGGTCCTTTTGGACAAACCTTTCGCCCCGATAACTTCGTCTTCGGACAGTCTGGTGCTGGCAACAACTGGGCCAAGGGTTCTTACACGGAAGGAGCTGAGCTCATTGATTCTGTTCTTGATGTTTTCAGGAAAGAGGCTGAGAATTGTGATTGCTTACAAG ATTTTGGAGCTGCAATATCTGGTGCAAACAAATTGCAATGCCAGCAAGTTATTGAAGATTTGGAT GTGCATAAGCGGTTGCAACTTACACTGGAATTAGTaaaaaaggaaatggaaatcagCAAGATTCAG GTCTAA